The Cheilinus undulatus linkage group 21, ASM1832078v1, whole genome shotgun sequence region CTGAACTTACAGAAGAAATCACTAATACTGTAGACAAAAAGAAACATGCTGTTGGGGTTTTTATTGACTTAAAGAAAGCATTTGACTATAGATCATAAAATCTTACTGAAGAAATTGGAGCTTTATGGGATCCGGGGGCTAGTGTTGAATTGGGTCAGAAGCTATTTAAAGAGCAGGCAACAATTTGTGAAGCTGGGAGAGCATGAATCAGAGTGTGTGGAGGTTGtgtgtggcgccccccaggggtcAGTATTGGGACCTACCCTTTTTAACCTATATATAAATGATACATGTAAAGTGTCTGAAGCACTAAGATTTGTATTGTTTGCGGATGACACAAACATCCTGGCTTCAGATGAAAACCTACAGCAACTTCTGTCTCTAATCACGTCAGAAATGGATAAAGTTAAAAGATGGTTTGATAAAAACAAGTTATCATTAAATCTAAATGAAACTAAATTCATGGTATTCAGTAAACACAAATCAAATAGTAAGGTGCAGCTACAAATAGAGGGTGTCAACATAGAGAGAGtgtatgaaaataaatttttggGTGTGATTATAGATGACAGGATTTGCTGGAAGCCTCACATTAAGCATGTTCATACTAAACTTTCCAGAAGTATCTCTGTCCTAGCCAAagcaaaacatgtgctaaaccATAAATCACTTTACATTCTCTGTAACTCACTGGTTGCTCCTTATTTAGATTATTGCTCGGAGATCTGGGGAAACACATACAAGAGCTCACTACAACCAGTATGCACTCTTCAAAAAAGAGCCATAAGAATAATTCACAAGGTAGGTTATCATGATCACACAAATCAGTTATTCTTACAGTCAAGAATTTTAAAACTTGTTGATCTCATGGAATTTAAAACAGCGCAAATAATGTATAGAGCCTagccacatacagaaaatgttttctgaCAGAGAAGGGGGGTACAAGTTAAGGGGtcagttaaaatttaaaattccaAATATACGAACAACCATGAGGAGCTTCTGTATTTCAGTACAAGGAGTAAAAGTATGGAACAGACTAAGTGAAGATCTAAAACAGAGCCGAAACTTAAGtcagtttaaaaagaaatataaaacagcTATTGTGGATATGTGTATGTGAATGGGTATATGCAGTGCTTGACGCATTTATTGGACCACCACCCAGGATGGGGTTTGTGCTGCAGCTGCCCTGGGTTGGCAGCGttggtaaaaattggtgaaactgaagtcattttttgtgtctctgtggTGGTTGGTGCACCAATGTGTGGAAGCTCTTTAGCCAAAGTGACGTTTTTAGTGCGAAAGTGTGATTATTGTTGTTGTCCATGGATTTTCAGATTTGCTGATTTGCAGAGGAGCTGAAGAAGTGGTGGGGCACATTGTTATTTCTTGACTGGTGTGTCGAATTGTGGTTGTTTGCTTACATTCCTGAACGGAGGGGTCAGTTTTGGTGGTTGAGTGTTGTGCTTGATTGGTTTCTGGCTTCTCGCGGAGGCCCGGTGAGCCGGTTCAAATTTGGGTTTAGAAAGGTGGGTTCGGTTGAAGGTTCCTCGTTCCTGCTTGGAATGGAGGAAAGTGGAGGGTTCCCTGAGGATGAGGGAGTCCGCAATGAAGTGCTTCGTggtgctggatggtctctgagacaggtggtctgatgAATTTGTTAGTCGCTGTATGCATGTATATACATATGAACGTGTGATTGTGTATATACAATACATATGGATGCCTGGAACGTGTGTATTTCTGGGGGAATTCTGGCTTTTGTGGCGGTTCTTTGCACCAGCCTAGAACTTTTGCACAGTGCAGTATATCTGTACATTAGTgtatataatttttaaattatgtaacTTTCTGTCATGAATACAAATATAATGACAATCTGTAAGTATGATATAACATTGTACCAGAGAATAAGGGGTAGGACTAGATAAGTTTTACTTCCTCCTACTCCTTTTTGAACATGAAAATTATGATGGacgatgcatttttattatctttctactcttttgttctttttttttctatatttattctgttttgtcttttttgttttttatgctttatactTTGTCATGACCTGGCTCAGGTGGTCACAGCAAAGGAGGGAGACAACACTATGGCAAAGTTTTGAAGAAAGTCTTTATtgtcaaatcaaaccaaattaaaccaaatcaagcattcaaatcaaaaatcaaattaGGCAGTTTACTATTAAACTGAATTGAACCAAACTAAAGAGTCAGAAATGCCAAATTagaccaaattaaaccaaattacTTAAAGTTACTTCAAATAAGATCagattaaatatttacagcatgaAGTGTGTAAATCAGTAGAGTCGGTAGTGTAGGATGTGCATGAGTGAAGgtaatgtgtgtaaatgttgtaaaatgcaaACCCAACTAAACCTAAACCTACTCTAACATAACTAAACCCAGGTGTGGTATACCTGTGTGGAGGccaggtcagagagagagagactgtgtgactgcaggagcttaaATAACCTCCTCACTCTAAGCACAGGTGTCTGACATTACTCCAATCAAGGAGctgcactcacagacacagacactcAGGCTGACAATACCAAACAtctcatgatgtcatggacATCACAACTTTGACTGTCAACATGTtcgaaataaaaaaaacagaaaacaaaacaaacaaaaaaaattatcatgCTCTGAATTTGACCTGAAGTCTTCAGTATCTCTCCCAACAGCGACATGTTTCATTCCCAGATGCCCCAGTggccatggcagccattttgatccttcgccatcagacaggaagtgggtgtaactctcatatgaaacatcagattgcctttaaatttcacatgtatgatggaGGTCTGCCTCTCTAAtaatttcaatgttaatttcatggttttgctgtagcgccccctactgtaaGATGTTATAAGcaactcaaaaataaaaattccagtctttttttaattttacgtGATCAGCAGTCCTTCAATCATCACTTCTACATGTCAACATCCACCTCTGACagactgccacctactgttgaggggcagtactaccTCACATACAAAGTGCACTATGCTGATTTATTTAACGTAAGGACGCTCAATCAAGGATCTCCGTGGTCTCTCTGCAGTCACAATGCACGACTTTGCTAACATCCCACTGTTACCACACATGGGCGACCTGAGCTGGGGTgcaagggcccttcagtgctgcttgcagccctagttctATGTTAAATTCTATCAGCAATAATAATAACGGCACGGCTGAGGTTGactgtgagaggagttaaccCCCTACAGCGCACCGATTGGTTCAGAGGAGTCATTTCAGCTGATTGATCAGGAGCATTTATAAGTCGtgtgtctgaggtcagaggagactgttgTTGAATATTTCAGTGGACTAAAGAGctgttagtttagaaacagctccagctgtgtgtgtagCGCTTTTATGCTCACATGCTGCCCGTCTCCCTCGCTATCAGGCTGCGTGAGGCAAAAACAACAAGCCctgatacagacagatatgaggagagGACAAACATGGAGTTGGTGAGGAGGACAGTTTTGCTCCTCTATCTGCCTTAAAACTCGACACCAGCGAGTGTTGTGATTGGCCAGATGTGTGTCTGTTGGAGTGAGATGTGGCCAAAATTAAccacatttagaaaaaaatatctgctgTAATTTTGTGCTGGTGTGGAAGCTCACACCGACTTTCTACAGgttcaataattaaaaaattgtGTCTGGATTTTATATTTTGTACACTTTTAAACTTAATGACCCTTaaaccccctgagtctcccccatgacaggatggtttgacccacactggaaCATCCCTGTCAGTCACTGAATTCACAATCTCTCCATTCATAAATAgattcatgatttattttttgtggaGAAATGTTGATCTAAAACTAAGTTCacgatttcagtttgagaagagatTTTTATTATGATCACAAAAGGGGCACTAAGCTGTCTTTTCTATAGTTAAGTTATTCTTTTACAGGTTTGTAGTTCTTTCTagttctatgtttttatttccaagtTGTTCCAGACAGACCACTGCAGCTGAGAGATGTTTAACACACTGATGGTTTTAAATGGTTTGATGCCTCTCCAGTCACAGTTTTCACTACATTAGTTTAAATACACACGTTTAGTGATGAGAAGATCTGCCATAAATGtagtcatgtatttttaaccctCTATGGGACGGTGTTGCCTGTAGGCAACATAGCACTTTTTTGTCCTTGTGAACTCACATAATACATTCCCAAGTATGATCAAATACTTGCTAAAAATGGCAGGACCTTAAGTTACCCATAACAGTGTTCTGACTTGTCATATGATTCTCTGGAAGCCATCTTGAACCCTTTTTGTGCAGACTTTCTCACACGAAACAGCTCGGCCATTTTGCTGCAAAAGAACTGCAAGAAAATTTATTCTCCAGATATTTCTGAGGCTGGAAAAATGGGTACATAATTATTGGTGGGTAAAGTTTAATTTCTAGTTGTTAAATGCAGCTTTTTTGATGAAGAAATAATGGAAAATGGTTCAAATAGAAATGTTGCCTTGAGGCAGCACCGTACCATTATGAAAAACTGCAAACACTGCACTGCTATGGATTTACAATGATACTGTTGCATTTTGGTATTATATATTTAGGTACAAATCTGTaattactttaatgaaaatgagGACAAGAACAGCGCGATCACGATGAAAACGAGGATGAGGAAAGTGAAGAGTGATGTGGATCAGGATGAGGACAGTGAGGGTAAACCAGTATTACCAGTGTACAGTAAGATGGAtatcaaaaataattattttcacaGTTAAAGCTTAAATAACATGAGTTGCAACCTGTTGCAGCTACTTTGCAATTCCAATATgctttaaaactaattttgtcaaatttcaaaTCATGCTTCTTGTTCGTTCCATACCATTATGGGACAGTGTTGCCTTGAGGCAACGCACCCCTAAAAGTACCCTTCAAGATTGTTTGAATTATGTTTATTTGGTCTATTTTATGtcaaaaacaccacaaatatctaatatttgaaagtgtttatagGTGACAACGTTAGATAAGCActgtttcatgtatttttttctgccaaaatAGCTTTGTGCTGTTTAGGGGCTATTTGgctgaaaaacttttttttttacaggggtacatcactggaaaaatgttgagaaccactggtttaatgGACTTCTAGTGCTttagcgccctctgctggtctGGTTGAGTACAGTCAGGATTTTGAATCCTTCCATGTTAATGACAGAACAAAGACTCTGAACCATAGAGATGGAGGATCAAACTCTTTTATTAGCTGCAGACGGCCTCGTCTTTAAAGCACAAGCTTTTCACCATGGAGGTCAGACTGTTGACAGGCAGAGAACTGTGGGGCCAGACTGACTCTACATACATGATTATGTTCTCTCTCTGATAATCCATCAGTTAGACAATTAGCATGCTTCCTATCACAAAAATAAGCATCATACAATAGcaacataaacaaaaatactTCTGTAGGTTACAGttaacatgtttgtgtttaaacaTCTTCATCATTGATTGTCTGCCTCAGCAGTTTGCAGGTTTAAAGATCCTCCAGGTAGTCGTCTCCGTAGTTCACTATCTGGTTCAGGGCATCCAGGATCGGCTCATTGATCTCATCACTGATTTTGGTTTCTGATGCGTAGTTCTTCAACAGAAAGATGCAGTTGACTGGTAATCCCAGGATCATGCTGAGTTTTTCCACCTGTGATTTAAAGTCAGAGAATTAGAGCTGATCAGAGCTGAAATAATAGAAATGGAAGTCAAAGTGAATGTCAGAAtttcaaagataaaaacaaacctgCTCCTTCAGGTACTTGCTCTTGTGTAGGTTACTAAAATCTCTTTTCACCTCAGGACAGGCCTGGTCCACTTTGGTGAGAATGGCCATTTGGGGAATATCTGCagttacaggcatgtttttgattttaacatttgattTAGTGGAGTTTTAATTCAATAATCTGATGGAACATGAAGTGAGTAACATGCTGCTCTCACCCAGTTCAGTGGCAGCTGCTCTGACTTGTCTTAACTTCTGCACTACTCTGTCAGTTAACAGAGACACTTGGTCAGCAGGAATGACACAGACCAGGACGTGGACTTTGTCATCCAGAGAAGGATTGGAGTTGTAGTCCGGATCGTTCTGTGTCAGTGGGCTGACAGGGTTGAACTAGAAAACATCATGTATTGAACTGTATttaataaagagaaagaaagactcCAGAGGACCCTTTAAATAATGACTGTACCTTGTAATTGTCCTTCATATGTCCCTGCAGAGCCAGTTTCAGGTCGTCCACATTGACTCCGTGGTTCAGGTTTTGCTCAATTCCCATGATGTCATTGAAAACAAATGAATAGTGGCTCTGATTGTCTTTTCtgattttgtatgttttgtactacaaagaaagagaaattaTTTGCATCTtgcaagaacaaaaaaacaattttaaagcttaaaaaataatttttatccCACAGTTTATCCCAcagactgcaacataacaaagttaaaaaaaagaagtgaaggggtctgaatgcaCACTTGAATTTTGCATGTGTGAGATCAGAATCTATGACAGCAGGAGTAACTAAGTAAGAAACactgtgtggctctttttgtTGACTTATCAAAAGTATTCGACACAGTAGACCATGGTTTGTTGTTAAATGTACTCCAGCATATTAACTTATCAACCCAAGCAGCATCCTGGTTTCAAAACCATCTGGATGGTAGATCACAGTGTGTCCAGATGGCTCTGCCTTTCTGGAGGACTCCAAAGGTCTGCCTCAAGCAGGGCCGTTTCTGGGCATAGGTGAtatacactgctttccacattaataagcaaatgacatttttctcttattttcctaaatattaatgcaaatgacaagagaatttttcaagtcat contains the following coding sequences:
- the LOC121503953 gene encoding interferon-induced protein 44-like, with the protein product MDLGLQFSPQMWSSRESLDFLKSYKPLNEEVSHLRILLYGPVGAGKSSFVNSADSALRGRLAGRAKTDAISGQSYTKQYKTYKIRKDNQSHYSFVFNDIMGIEQNLNHGVNVDDLKLALQGHMKDNYKFNPVSPLTQNDPDYNSNPSLDDKVHVLVCVIPADQVSLLTDRVVQKLRQVRAAATELDIPQMAILTKVDQACPEVKRDFSNLHKSKYLKEQVEKLSMILGLPVNCIFLLKNYASETKISDEINEPILDALNQIVNYGDDYLEDL